In Tiliqua scincoides isolate rTilSci1 chromosome 1, rTilSci1.hap2, whole genome shotgun sequence, the following are encoded in one genomic region:
- the C1H2orf69 gene encoding mitochondrial protein C2orf69 homolog — translation MSRRCPPVASVLRGLVGSVFLCFARNMSLRGAPATCLSGPSGGRAPLASAAAASSTPRPSPLRLPGVPGAQPSRANDVLLLPPPPASAPPREPPQHHVIYFPGDVQNYRDVMVCHPENFQWERWCLENIAAILGHHFPDSYIWVIKSSRMHLHKFSCYDNFVASNMFGAPEHSSDFGAFRHLHDLLVNAFQLAQNILLSQKSVHDLGKDGKAVPCKSPAVPTTNGCPAAEKERDFEHFSNSAKHFIEPSSSNGVSFTLIGFSKGCVVLNQLLYELKEAKKDKDIDAFIKNITAIYWLDGGHSGGSNTWVTYPDVLKDFSETRIAVNAHVTPYQVFDTMRSWIGKEHKRFVQILEEFGMNVNSKLHFADEAPSLENHFRVHEVF, via the exons ATGAGCAGGCGCTGCCCACCTGTCGCCTCCGTCCTGCGGGGACTCGTGGGCTCCGTCTTCCTCTGCTTCGCGCGGAACATGAGCCTGCGCGGGGCTCCGGCCACCTGCCTGTCGGGGCCGTCGGGCGGTCGCGCCCCCCtcgcctccgccgccgccgcctcctccaccccgcgGCCGAGCCCGctgcggctgcctggggtgccggGCGCCCAGCCCTCCAGGGCCAACGACGTGCTGCTGCTCCCGCCCCCGCCCGCCTCTGCCCCGCCGCGGGAGCCGCCTCAGCATCACGTCATCTACTTTCCGGGGGACGTGCAG AACTATCGTGATGTTATGGTTTGCCATCCAGAAAACTTCCAGTGGGAACGCTGGTGCTTAGAAAACATTGCTGCTATTCTTGGTCATCATTTTCCAGATAGTTATATTTGGGTTATAAAAAGTTCCCGTATGCATTTGCACAAATTCAGCTGCTATGACAATTTTGTGGCAAGCAATATGTTTGGAGCACCTGAACATAGCTCTGACTTTGGAGCCTTCAGACACCTTCATGATTTACTGGTTAATGCTTTTCAACTTGCTCAAAACATTCTGCTATCTCAGAAGAGTGTGCATGATCTTGGCAAGGATGGAAAAGCAGTTCCTTGCAAGTCACCTGCTGTTCCTACTACCAATGGATGTCCAGCGGCAGAAAAGGAGAGGGATTTTGAACACTTCAGCAATTCTGCCAAGCACTTCATTGAACCCTCTTCTAGCAATGGAGTTTCATTCACATTAATAGGGTTCAGTAAAGGTTGCGTTGTGTTGAATCAATTACTTTATGAGCTAAAAGAAGCCAAAAAGGACAAGGATATAGATGCCTTCATAAAAAATATAACAGCAATTTACTGGCTGGATGGTGGTCATTCTGGAGGAAGCAACACCTGGGTGACTTATCCTGATGTGCTGAAGGACTTCTCAGAGACTAGGATTGCAGTTAATGCGCATGTTACGCCGTATCAGGTGTTTGATACAATGAGGTCGTGGATTGGAAAAGAGCACAAGAGATTTGTACAAATTCTTGAAGAGTTTGGCATGAATGTAAATAGCAAGCTTCATTTTGCTGATGAAGCACCTTCCTTAGAAAACCATTTCAGAGTTCATGAAGTATTTTGA